Proteins encoded within one genomic window of Sphingomonas cannabina:
- a CDS encoding squalene/phytoene synthase family protein codes for MTQETVTSQDEAERRLALAYAPPNQRAAMAALFTLDDALASVLRTTREPMVGQMRLTWWHDALTNLDGAPPPAEPVLQGLARDVLPLGVTGGTLAAMVEGWEELLEADPLSDTALEAFARLRGGTLFVAGGAGADDPLQAAGTGWALVDLARHARDVELAQRAGTLAAPYFEKALAARWNRANRGWGALAHLARLHDAAPPRRVGRALWHRMTGL; via the coding sequence ATGACGCAGGAAACGGTCACCTCTCAGGACGAAGCGGAGCGGCGGCTTGCCTTGGCCTATGCCCCTCCGAACCAACGAGCAGCGATGGCGGCGCTGTTCACGCTCGACGACGCGCTCGCATCGGTGCTGAGGACCACCCGTGAGCCAATGGTAGGGCAGATGCGGCTGACCTGGTGGCATGATGCGCTGACCAACCTCGACGGCGCGCCCCCGCCGGCCGAGCCGGTGTTGCAAGGGCTCGCGCGCGATGTGCTGCCGCTGGGTGTGACCGGCGGGACGCTTGCGGCGATGGTCGAGGGGTGGGAGGAACTGCTGGAAGCCGATCCACTATCCGACACGGCGTTGGAGGCTTTCGCCCGGCTGCGGGGCGGCACGTTGTTTGTCGCAGGCGGCGCGGGGGCGGACGATCCGCTCCAGGCCGCCGGAACGGGTTGGGCGCTTGTCGACCTTGCCCGCCATGCGCGTGACGTCGAGCTCGCCCAGCGCGCTGGAACGCTCGCCGCCCCCTATTTCGAAAAGGCGCTTGCGGCGCGTTGGAACCGCGCGAACCGTGGCTGGGGGGCGCTGGCGCACCTCGCGCGTTTGCATGACGCCGCACCACCGCGGCGAGTGGGCCGCGCGCTTTGGCATCGCATGACTGGCTTGTAA
- a CDS encoding GbsR/MarR family transcriptional regulator, which yields MTLLDHPDARAFILHWGEMGTHWGVNRSVSQVHAMLYLADRPLTADALVEGLTLARSNVSTALKELQGYGIIRRVHVEGDRRDHFVAETDLWEMLTRIVAERKRREIDPTIAHLAALAERLKADANAPPVLRERITRMHEFTSTLSTWYDQVRVLPKPTLVALMKLGGKVARFIPGRKAV from the coding sequence ATGACCCTGCTCGATCACCCCGATGCCCGCGCTTTCATCCTCCATTGGGGGGAGATGGGCACGCATTGGGGCGTCAACCGCTCGGTGAGCCAGGTCCATGCGATGCTCTATCTCGCCGACCGCCCGCTCACCGCCGATGCCTTGGTCGAAGGACTGACGCTCGCCCGATCCAACGTCTCGACCGCGCTCAAGGAACTGCAGGGCTATGGCATCATCCGGCGCGTCCATGTCGAAGGCGACCGCCGCGACCATTTCGTCGCCGAGACCGACCTGTGGGAGATGCTGACCCGCATCGTCGCCGAGCGCAAGCGGCGTGAGATCGATCCCACCATCGCCCATCTCGCCGCGCTCGCCGAGCGGCTCAAGGCCGACGCGAATGCCCCGCCGGTGCTGCGCGAGCGGATCACGCGGATGCACGAGTTCACGAGCACGCTCAGCACCTGGTACGATCAAGTGCGCGTGCTGCCCAAGCCCACCCTCGTCGCGCTGATGAAGCTCGGCGGCAAGGTGGCGCGATTCATTCCCGGCCGGAAAGCCGTCTGA
- the trmFO gene encoding methylenetetrahydrofolate--tRNA-(uracil(54)-C(5))-methyltransferase (FADH(2)-oxidizing) TrmFO gives MFEHQVHIIGGGLAGSEAAWQLAQAGVRVRLSEMRGGGGMTPAHQGAGLAELVCSNSFRSDDAENNAVGLLHQEMRTLGSLIMAEGDRHRVPAGSALAVDRDGFSEGVTAALAAHPNIEVVREKVERLPDTGPTIVATGPLTDPALAESIAGATGSDALAFFDAIAPIVHRDSIDMGLAWFQSRWNKGDGTDYINCPLTKDEYLAFHAALLAAEKTEFREWEGVPYFEGCMPIEVMAERGVDTLRYGPMKGVGLDDPRTGRWPYAVVQLRQDNASGTLWNMVGFQTKLRHAEQVRVFRTIPGLENAEFARLGGLHRNTFIRSPELLDPTLRLKARPHIRFAGQITGCEGYVESAAIGLLAGRFAAAEILGRPLAPPPPETALGALLSHITGAAVAETYQPMNVNFGLFPPIEGRARKADRKRLYTDRARAALAEWLNPLRPAIEADRARAAAANA, from the coding sequence GTGTTCGAGCATCAGGTCCATATCATCGGCGGCGGCCTCGCTGGGTCGGAAGCGGCGTGGCAGCTCGCTCAGGCGGGCGTGCGGGTACGCCTCAGCGAGATGCGCGGCGGCGGCGGAATGACGCCGGCCCATCAAGGCGCGGGTCTGGCCGAACTGGTCTGCTCAAATAGCTTCCGTTCCGATGATGCCGAGAACAATGCGGTCGGCCTGCTGCATCAGGAGATGCGGACGCTGGGCTCGCTGATCATGGCCGAGGGCGACCGGCACCGCGTCCCCGCCGGATCGGCGCTCGCAGTCGATCGCGACGGCTTTTCGGAGGGCGTCACTGCGGCGCTCGCGGCACATCCCAATATCGAGGTTGTCCGCGAGAAGGTCGAGCGCCTGCCTGATACGGGCCCGACCATCGTCGCCACCGGGCCGCTTACCGATCCCGCGCTCGCGGAGAGCATCGCCGGCGCGACCGGCAGCGATGCCCTCGCCTTCTTCGACGCGATTGCGCCGATCGTGCACCGCGATTCGATCGACATGGGCCTCGCCTGGTTTCAATCGCGCTGGAACAAGGGGGACGGGACCGACTACATCAACTGCCCGCTGACCAAGGACGAGTACCTCGCCTTCCACGCCGCGCTGCTCGCCGCCGAGAAGACCGAGTTCCGCGAATGGGAGGGCGTGCCCTATTTCGAAGGCTGCATGCCGATCGAGGTGATGGCCGAGCGCGGTGTCGACACGCTGCGCTACGGCCCGATGAAGGGCGTCGGGCTCGACGATCCGCGCACCGGCCGCTGGCCCTATGCCGTGGTCCAGCTCCGGCAGGACAACGCATCGGGTACGCTGTGGAACATGGTCGGCTTCCAGACCAAGCTGCGCCATGCCGAGCAGGTGCGCGTGTTCCGTACCATTCCAGGCCTGGAGAATGCCGAGTTCGCCCGGCTGGGCGGCCTGCATCGCAATACCTTCATCCGCTCGCCCGAGCTGCTCGATCCGACCCTCAGGCTCAAGGCGCGCCCGCATATCCGCTTCGCCGGGCAGATCACCGGATGCGAGGGCTATGTCGAGAGCGCCGCGATCGGCTTGCTGGCGGGACGCTTCGCCGCCGCGGAGATACTCGGCCGACCACTCGCTCCGCCGCCGCCCGAGACCGCGCTCGGCGCGTTGCTCAGCCACATCACCGGGGCGGCGGTGGCCGAGACCTATCAGCCGATGAACGTCAATTTCGGCCTGTTCCCGCCGATCGAAGGTCGCGCACGGAAGGCCGATCGCAAGCGGCTCTATACCGATCGTGCCCGTGCGGCGCTGGCGGAGTGGCTCAATCCGCTTCGTCCCGCGATTGAGGCGGACAGGGCACGCGCCGCTGCGGCGAACGCTTGA
- a CDS encoding TadE/TadG family type IV pilus assembly protein, with protein sequence MIRLAKDRRGVALTEFALALPFLILLLVGAYQFSDAVSAYRKVTTTTKTVADLTSQFTSVSQSDVNTILNASAQVLTPYSAAASKITVSQIHIDDKLVATVDWSQGKNIIGLTKGAAFELPAEVKQPDTYVIVAAVDYRYDPIVAANLIGTINMHDQIIMGPRASNLVKMRTS encoded by the coding sequence ATGATCCGGCTCGCCAAAGATCGCCGCGGCGTCGCGTTGACCGAATTCGCGCTCGCGCTGCCGTTTCTCATCCTGCTGCTCGTCGGTGCCTATCAGTTCAGCGATGCCGTGTCCGCCTATCGCAAGGTGACCACCACGACCAAGACCGTGGCCGACCTCACCAGCCAGTTCACCTCGGTGAGCCAGAGCGACGTCAACACGATCCTCAACGCCAGCGCCCAGGTGCTGACACCCTACAGCGCCGCGGCCAGCAAGATCACCGTCTCCCAGATCCACATCGACGACAAGCTCGTCGCCACGGTCGACTGGAGCCAGGGCAAGAACATCATCGGCCTGACGAAGGGCGCCGCGTTTGAGCTGCCCGCCGAGGTCAAGCAGCCGGACACCTATGTGATCGTCGCCGCCGTCGACTACCGCTACGACCCGATCGTGGCGGCGAACCTGATCGGCACGATCAACATGCACGACCAGATCATCATGGGGCCGCGCGCCTCCAATCTCGTGAAGATGAGAACATCATGA
- a CDS encoding lysoplasmalogenase family protein: protein MSIGAGQTRFRWIFAAALVAGASYFAVTRTGVDGAALIAWKGAGVGLLALWAALNARSRDGWLIAAVLALGALGDVLLAAAGLTVGALAFLAGHVVAAMLYFRNRARSWWMMLPAVVLVPLVAVVIAPTPDAGIALYATGLGAMAGAALIGRFPRIVGIGAMLFVLSDWLIFAETGALAGSPLPGLLIWPLYFAGQAMITGGLIGFLAGEGAHTSQ, encoded by the coding sequence ATGAGCATCGGCGCAGGACAGACCCGATTCCGCTGGATCTTCGCCGCTGCGCTGGTGGCGGGAGCGAGCTATTTCGCGGTGACCCGGACCGGCGTCGACGGCGCGGCGCTGATCGCCTGGAAAGGCGCCGGTGTCGGGCTGCTCGCGCTATGGGCGGCGCTCAACGCGCGGAGCCGCGACGGCTGGCTGATCGCGGCGGTGCTGGCGCTGGGCGCGCTCGGCGACGTGCTGCTGGCGGCGGCGGGGCTTACGGTAGGAGCGCTGGCATTCCTAGCCGGGCATGTCGTCGCCGCCATGCTCTATTTCCGCAACCGGGCGCGCTCGTGGTGGATGATGCTGCCCGCGGTGGTGCTGGTGCCTCTGGTTGCGGTCGTGATCGCACCTACGCCCGATGCCGGAATCGCGCTCTACGCGACCGGGCTCGGCGCGATGGCGGGTGCTGCGCTGATCGGCCGTTTCCCGCGCATCGTCGGCATCGGGGCGATGCTGTTTGTCCTCTCCGACTGGCTGATCTTCGCGGAGACGGGGGCGCTCGCCGGATCACCGCTGCCGGGGCTGCTCATCTGGCCGCTCTATTTCGCGGGTCAGGCGATGATTACTGGTGGCCTGATCGGCTTCCTCGCAGGCGAGGGTGCCCATACTAGCCAGTGA
- a CDS encoding DUF952 domain-containing protein, translating into MAALEHDGSFAGAPVDLADGYIHLSTSGQLTETVDKHFAGQEHLHVVAVDLEALGDAIRWEESRGGQLFPHLYGSLPLDAVIAYSPLERDDDGSVRLPVTG; encoded by the coding sequence ATGGCGGCACTGGAGCATGACGGCAGCTTTGCCGGCGCGCCGGTCGATCTCGCCGACGGATATATCCACCTTTCGACCTCCGGGCAGCTCACCGAGACCGTCGACAAGCATTTCGCGGGACAGGAGCACCTCCACGTCGTCGCGGTCGACCTCGAGGCACTGGGCGACGCGATCCGCTGGGAGGAATCGCGCGGCGGTCAGCTCTTCCCGCATCTCTATGGGTCTTTGCCGCTCGACGCGGTGATCGCCTACTCTCCGCTGGAGCGTGACGATGACGGTTCGGTTCGCCTTCCTGTTACCGGCTAG
- a CDS encoding TadE/TadG family type IV pilus assembly protein, producing MRYRRAMGKPGQQAITFRQRLRMGRAADTIAHDRRGAGTIEFALVAAPFAALIVATLQISLTFFAQQTLETTAEKTVRQMVTGEVQRSNQTAAQFKTNVCAKLPSFMECGKLMIDVRQALTFDSVDTSSPTIAYNPDGTVKNSWEFKPGGPGTINVVKIMYLWPEVTAPLGFNLANTANGKRLLVAVSVFKTEPYVQ from the coding sequence ATGCGATATCGCCGTGCGATGGGCAAACCGGGGCAGCAGGCGATTACCTTCCGGCAAAGGCTGCGCATGGGTCGCGCGGCCGACACGATTGCGCACGACCGCCGCGGCGCGGGTACGATCGAGTTCGCGCTGGTCGCCGCCCCCTTTGCCGCGCTGATCGTCGCCACACTGCAGATCAGCCTCACCTTCTTCGCCCAGCAGACGCTGGAAACCACGGCGGAAAAGACGGTTCGCCAGATGGTCACCGGCGAGGTGCAGCGCAGCAACCAGACTGCGGCGCAATTCAAGACCAATGTCTGCGCCAAGCTCCCGTCCTTCATGGAATGCGGGAAGCTGATGATCGACGTGCGGCAGGCGCTCACTTTCGACAGCGTCGACACATCGTCACCGACGATCGCCTACAATCCCGACGGGACGGTCAAGAACAGCTGGGAGTTCAAGCCGGGCGGACCGGGCACGATCAACGTGGTCAAGATCATGTACCTCTGGCCGGAGGTCACCGCGCCGCTGGGCTTCAACCTGGCAAACACCGCAAACGGAAAGCGGCTGCTGGTCGCGGTCTCCGTGTTCAAGACGGAGCCTTACGTCCAATGA
- a CDS encoding TadE/TadG family type IV pilus assembly protein — MTRTRFSAIAALWRRLLSDRRGNVLMIMGFATIPLALSTGMVVDYSRAARLQTKMNAAADAAALMAVSKPMMEKTNEDIKVIAKSFFTSQVSGLPGLTYDPANVTVTITGTVGASNTRTAVVSYTAQSQNAFGGLLKMATTPIGGTSSANSSQAPNIDFYLLLDVSQSMLLPATTAGYNLMTSKAPKSCAFACHITGATNDNYAIARANNITLRTDLVNKAVSDVTAVAKSTAAENGAKYRMGISSFFDQYQRVYPTTPIAGSYVVSDLDSIKAHASDAVVPSYCKQSERICGQNDNDTNTSFTNAFNGALSTMPLSPGDGTNVQGDTPQAILFLITDGMRDEAFNGNVNNRKIGPLPTELCDSVKARGIRIAVLYTEYLPGALDKDPWSVTNVRDPLLKPVDKISPPLIACASPGLYYEVTTDSDISAALAALFQKAVATAHLTQ, encoded by the coding sequence ATGACCCGCACGCGCTTCTCCGCGATCGCCGCGCTGTGGCGGCGGCTGCTGTCCGATCGCCGCGGCAACGTGCTGATGATCATGGGCTTCGCGACGATCCCGCTGGCCCTGTCGACGGGCATGGTCGTGGACTATTCGCGCGCCGCCAGGCTCCAGACCAAGATGAACGCCGCCGCCGACGCCGCCGCGCTGATGGCCGTCAGCAAGCCGATGATGGAAAAGACCAACGAGGACATCAAGGTCATCGCCAAATCCTTCTTCACCTCGCAGGTCTCGGGTTTACCGGGGCTGACCTATGATCCGGCCAACGTCACAGTGACGATCACCGGCACGGTCGGCGCCAGCAATACCCGCACCGCGGTGGTGTCCTATACCGCGCAGTCGCAGAACGCCTTCGGTGGGCTGCTCAAGATGGCGACGACCCCGATCGGCGGCACGTCGAGCGCCAATTCATCACAGGCGCCGAACATCGACTTCTACCTGTTGCTGGACGTATCGCAATCAATGCTGCTGCCGGCGACGACTGCCGGTTACAATCTGATGACGAGCAAAGCGCCTAAGAGTTGCGCCTTCGCTTGTCACATTACTGGCGCCACTAATGACAATTATGCTATCGCGCGAGCGAACAATATTACGCTTCGTACCGACCTGGTGAACAAAGCGGTGAGTGACGTGACTGCAGTTGCTAAGAGCACTGCCGCCGAAAACGGCGCAAAGTACCGGATGGGTATCTCAAGCTTCTTTGATCAGTACCAGCGAGTCTATCCGACCACTCCGATCGCCGGAAGCTACGTCGTTTCGGACCTGGACAGCATCAAGGCGCATGCATCTGACGCAGTCGTTCCGTCCTATTGCAAGCAGAGCGAACGAATTTGTGGCCAGAATGACAACGACACAAACACGAGCTTTACGAACGCGTTCAATGGGGCGCTGTCTACCATGCCGCTCTCGCCCGGCGATGGCACCAACGTGCAGGGTGACACGCCTCAAGCAATCCTGTTCCTGATCACGGACGGAATGCGTGATGAAGCGTTCAACGGCAACGTCAACAATCGCAAGATTGGGCCGCTACCGACGGAGCTGTGCGATTCGGTGAAGGCGCGGGGCATCCGGATCGCGGTGCTCTATACCGAGTATCTGCCGGGTGCCCTCGACAAGGATCCGTGGTCGGTCACTAATGTTCGTGACCCGCTCCTGAAGCCGGTCGATAAAATCAGTCCTCCGCTTATCGCCTGTGCCTCGCCAGGGCTCTATTACGAAGTCACCACCGACAGCGACATCTCGGCTGCGCTCGCTGCGCTGTTCCAGAAGGCGGTCGCGACCGCGCATCTCACCCAGTAG
- a CDS encoding VOC family protein: MLDHIGLAVSDIERSRAFYEAALAPLGIRTIRTETNTLGNNAVLMGDDEIFFVIADGETVSDALHVAFRAETIEEVDNFHKAALAAGGRDNGAPGIRPQYEGRYYAAFALDPDGMNIEAVCHLEQTGDDLHHRL; this comes from the coding sequence ATGCTCGATCACATCGGCCTTGCCGTCAGCGACATCGAGCGCTCGCGTGCCTTCTACGAGGCGGCTCTGGCCCCGCTCGGGATCCGGACGATCCGTACGGAGACCAACACGCTCGGCAACAATGCCGTGCTGATGGGCGACGACGAGATATTCTTCGTGATCGCCGACGGGGAGACGGTCAGCGATGCCCTGCACGTCGCCTTCCGGGCCGAGACGATCGAGGAAGTCGATAATTTTCACAAGGCCGCGCTCGCCGCTGGCGGACGCGATAATGGTGCGCCCGGCATCCGTCCGCAGTATGAAGGTCGCTACTATGCCGCCTTTGCTCTCGACCCCGACGGAATGAACATCGAGGCGGTATGCCATCTGGAGCAGACCGGTGACGATCTACACCATCGGCTATGA
- a CDS encoding DUF488 domain-containing protein gives MTIYTIGYEGATFDEVVAALERAGVEQVIDIRALPLSRRPGFSKSTLAAGLAEHGIGYVHLKALGTPKPGRDAAKKGDRATLEAVYAGQLELPEAQAEAARMRALAAEKPSALLCFERDPAVCHRTLLLAAEGRGMEVVDLFA, from the coding sequence GTGACGATCTACACCATCGGCTATGAAGGGGCGACCTTCGACGAGGTCGTCGCTGCGTTGGAGCGGGCAGGGGTCGAGCAGGTGATCGACATCCGCGCGCTGCCGCTGTCGCGCCGGCCCGGCTTCTCCAAATCGACGCTCGCCGCCGGCTTGGCCGAACACGGCATCGGCTATGTTCATCTGAAGGCACTCGGCACGCCCAAGCCGGGCCGCGACGCCGCGAAGAAGGGCGACCGTGCGACGCTGGAGGCGGTCTACGCTGGCCAGCTCGAACTGCCCGAGGCGCAGGCGGAGGCGGCGCGGATGCGCGCGCTGGCGGCGGAGAAACCTTCCGCCTTGCTCTGCTTCGAGCGTGATCCGGCGGTGTGCCACCGCACCCTGCTCCTCGCCGCGGAGGGACGGGGGATGGAGGTCGTCGATCTGTTCGCCTAG
- a CDS encoding EF-hand domain-containing protein, with product MLRYLAGVVSALLLVGAGVFLFRSNASPEAPPVPRALVASTAAQDDSADDVELPAASAKTREEKRFARYDKDRNGQVAREEYLASRRKAFAKLDRDGDGRLSFDEWAAKTTDKFAKADKDGSGALTPAEFASTAVKRSPQRRVPCPPQSRDEAD from the coding sequence ATGCTCAGATATCTGGCAGGCGTGGTCTCGGCGTTGTTGCTGGTGGGGGCGGGAGTATTCCTGTTCCGGTCGAATGCCAGCCCGGAGGCGCCGCCGGTCCCGCGAGCGCTGGTCGCCAGCACGGCCGCACAGGATGATTCCGCCGATGACGTCGAACTGCCCGCCGCCTCCGCCAAGACGCGCGAGGAGAAGCGGTTCGCGCGTTACGACAAGGACAGGAACGGCCAGGTCGCGCGCGAGGAATATCTCGCATCGCGGCGCAAGGCCTTCGCCAAGCTCGACCGCGACGGCGACGGCCGGCTCTCGTTCGACGAATGGGCGGCGAAGACCACCGACAAGTTCGCCAAGGCGGACAAGGACGGATCGGGGGCACTTACGCCCGCCGAGTTCGCGTCCACCGCCGTCAAGCGTTCGCCGCAGCGGCGCGTGCCCTGTCCGCCTCAATCGCGGGACGAAGCGGATTGA
- a CDS encoding SGNH/GDSL hydrolase family protein produces the protein MTVRFAFLLPASAALLSLQAAAPAQTAAATCPADGKWSREADFGWLCRYRADNQALSAARTKVRIVFMGDSITEGWIRTDPGFFRSDRVDRGISGQTTPQMSLRFAQDVVALKPAVVHIMAGTNDIAGNTGPMTQADTEREIRKMVRQARAAGIRVVIGSVLPAGAFRWRPGIQPAQRIIALNRWLRSYARANGLVYADYHSAMAAPDGSMKPGLAADGVHPNADGYAIMRPIAEAAIAKALKR, from the coding sequence ATGACGGTTCGGTTCGCCTTCCTGTTACCGGCTAGCGCCGCGCTGCTTTCCCTCCAGGCCGCCGCGCCTGCGCAGACGGCGGCGGCGACCTGCCCGGCCGACGGCAAATGGTCGCGTGAGGCCGACTTCGGCTGGCTCTGCCGCTATCGTGCGGACAACCAGGCACTGTCTGCCGCCAGGACCAAGGTCCGCATCGTTTTCATGGGCGATTCGATCACCGAAGGCTGGATCAGGACCGATCCCGGTTTCTTCAGGTCGGACCGGGTCGACCGCGGCATCAGCGGCCAGACCACGCCGCAGATGAGCCTGCGCTTCGCCCAGGACGTGGTCGCGCTCAAGCCGGCGGTCGTCCATATCATGGCCGGCACCAACGATATCGCCGGCAACACCGGACCGATGACCCAGGCCGACACCGAACGCGAGATCCGCAAGATGGTGCGGCAGGCGCGCGCGGCCGGCATTCGCGTCGTGATCGGCTCGGTGCTTCCGGCCGGCGCGTTCCGCTGGCGGCCGGGCATCCAGCCAGCGCAGCGGATCATCGCGCTCAACCGCTGGCTGCGCAGCTATGCCCGCGCCAACGGCCTCGTCTATGCCGATTATCATTCGGCGATGGCCGCTCCGGACGGATCGATGAAGCCGGGCCTGGCCGCGGACGGGGTCCATCCCAATGCTGACGGCTATGCCATCATGCGTCCCATCGCCGAGGCCGCGATCGCCAAGGCGCTGAAGCGCTAG